A portion of the Melitaea cinxia chromosome 1, ilMelCinx1.1, whole genome shotgun sequence genome contains these proteins:
- the LOC123656755 gene encoding DNA-directed RNA polymerase II subunit RPB1, giving the protein MATTNDSKAPLRQVKRVQFGILSPDEIRRMSVTEGGIRFPETMEGGRPKLGGLMDPRQGVIDRSSRCQTCAGNMTECPGHFGHIDLAKPVFHIGFITKTIKVLRCVCFYCSKLLVSPTNPKIKEVVMKSKGQPRKRLTYVYDLCKGKNICEGGEDMDIGKEGEEGKRGSGHGGCGHYQPSIRRQGLDLTAEWKRANEDTQDKKIIITAERVYEILKHITDEESFILGMDPKFARPDWMIVTVLPVPPLAVRPAVVMFGSAKNQDDLTHKLADIIKANNELMRNEQSGAAAHVLTDNIRMLQFHVATFVDNDMPGMPKAMQKSGKPLKAIKARLKGKEGRIRGNLMGKRVDFSARTVITPDPNLRIDQVGVPRSIAQNLTFPELVTPFNIDRMQELVRRGNAQYPGAKYIVRDNGERIDLRFHPKPSDLHLQYGYKVERHLRDDDLVIFNRQPTLHKMSMMGHRVKVLPWSTFRMNLSCTSPYNADFDGDEMNLHVPQSMETRAEVENIHITPRQIITPQANKPVMGIVQDTLTAVRKMTKRDVFLTKEQVMNLLMFLPTWDGKIPQPCILKPQPLWTGKQIFTLIIPGNVNMVRTHSTHPDEEDDGPYKWISPGDTKVVVEHGELLMGILCKKSLGASAGSLLHICMLELGHETAGRFYGNIQTVINNWLLLEGHSIGIGDTIADPQTYQEIQRAIVKAKDDVIEVIQKAHNMELEPTPGNTLRQTFENQVNRILNDARDKTGGSAKKSLTEYNNLKAMVVAGSKGSNINISQVIACVGQQNVEGKRIPFGFRKRTLPHFIKDDYGPESRGFVENSYLAGLTPSEFYFHAMGGREGLIDTAVKTAETGYIQRRLIKAMESVMVHYDGTVRNSVGQLIQLRYGEDGLAGETVEFQNLPTIKLSNKAFEKKFKFDPTNERYLKRIFNEDIIKELTESGYVIADLESEWEQLSKDREVLRQIFPSGESKVVLPCNFRRMIWNVQKIFHINKRVTTDLSPIKVIQGVKDLLNKCVIVAGDDRLSKQANENATLLFQCLVRSTLCTKFVSEDYRLSSEAFEWLIGEIETRFQQAQVNPGEMVGALAAQSLGEPATQMTLNTFHFAGVSSKNVTLGVPRLKEIINISKKPKAPSLTVFLTGGAARDAEKAKNVLCRLEHTTLRKVTANTAIYYDPDPQNTVIAEDQEFVNVYYEMPDFDPTKISPWLLRIELDRKRMTDKKLTMEQIAEKINAGFGDDLNCIFNDDNAEKLVLRIRIMNNEESKFQDNDEETVDKMEDDMFLRCIEANMLSDMTLQGIEAIAKVYMHLPQTEAKKRIIITDQGEFKAIAEWLLETDGTSLMKVLSERDVDPIRTFSNDICEIFQVLGIEAVRKSVEKEMNAVLQFYGLYVNYRHLALLCDVMTAKGHLMAITRHGINRQDTGALMRCSFEETVDVLLDAASHAEVDPMRGVSENIIMGQLPRMGTGCFDLLLDAEKCKHGMEMGGLGVGMGVGGGMYFGVGTPSMTPLMTPWSNQNTPGYGASVWSPGQVGSSMTPGPSFSPSGASDASGLSPAYSSSWSPQPGSPGSPGAPLSPYASPAGASPSYSPTSPVYAAPSPSLTPTSPHYSPTSPSYSPTSPNYSPTSPIYSPTSPSYSPTSPSYSPTSPSYSPTSPSYSPTSPSYSPTSPAYSPTSRSYSATSPSYSPTSPSYSPTSPSYSPTSAAYSPTSPRYSPSSPSYSPTSPAYSPASLSYSPSSPNYTPTAPTYSPTSPAFTPTSPVYSPTSPNYSPSSPKYSPSPNYSPTSPSLAGSPSSPQYSPKSPQYSPTSTAYSPSSPQHPGSTQYSPSSPNYSPSSPNYSSPGYSPSSTKYSPTSPTYTSTSPNYSPTSPAYSPSSAGPSYSPTSPNYPASPSHDDDD; this is encoded by the exons TTGCTTTTATTGTTCAAAACTGCTTGTTAGCCCG acaaacccaaaaataaaagaagttgTAATGAAATCAAAAGGTCAACCTCGAAAAAGGTTGACGTACGTCTATGATTTATGTAAgggtaaaaatatttgtgaggGGGGAGAAGACATGGATATAGGAAAAGAGGGAGAGGAAGGAAAGAGAGGGTCAGGCCATGGGGGTTGTGGTCACTACCAACCTTCCATTAGACGACAGGGTTTAGATTTGACCGCAGAATGGAAACGTGCTAATGAAGATACTCAAGATAAGAAAATAATCATCACTGCTGAACgagtttatgaaattttaaaacacattacAG ATGAAGAGTCATTTATTTTGGGCATGGACCCCAAATTTGCACGACCAGACTGGATGATTGTAACAGTTCTTCCAGTTCCACCATTAGCAGTAAGACCTGCTGTTGTTATGTTTGGATCCGCCAAGAACCAAGATGACTTGACCCATAAACTTGCAGATATAATTAAAGCAAACAATGAGTTAATGAGGAATGAACAGTCTGGTGCTGCTGCTCATGTCTTAACTGATAATATTAGGATGTTACAGtttcatgtggccacatttgtAGATAATGATATGCCTGGAATGCCAAA AGCTATGCAAAAATCTGGGAAACCTCTCAAAGCAATAAAAGCACGTTTAAAGGGTAAAGAAGGAAGAATCAGAGGAAATCTAATGGGAAAACGTGTGGACTTTTCTGCTCGGACTGTCATTACACCCGACCCTAACCTACGTATTGACCAAGTAGGAGTCCCCAGGTCCATTGCTCAAAATTTAACATTTCCTGAATTAGTAACACCATTCAACATAGATAGGATGCAAGAATTAGTTAGACGTGGTAATGCACAATATCCAGGAGCTAAATACATTGTACGAGACAATGGAGAAAGAATAGATCTACGTTTCCATCCTAAACCATCAGACTTACATTTGCAATATGGATATAAAGTAGAACGACATTTGAGAGACGATGACCTGGTTATTTTCAACAGACAGCCTACACTACACAAGATGAGTATGATGGGTCATAGAGTAAAAGTATTACCATGGTCAACATTTCGAATGAACTTGAGTTGTACTTCGCCATACAATGCTGATTTTGATGGAGATGAAATGAATTTACATGTACCACAATCCATGGAAACTCGTGCAGAAGTAGAAAATATACACATAACCCCACGTCAGATTATAACCCCACAAGCCAACAAACCTGTTATGGGTATTGTACAAGATACATTGACTGCTGTAAGAAAAATGACAAAACGAGATGTATTTTTGACCAAAGAGCAGGTCATGAATTTACTTATGTTTTTGCCCACATGGGATGGAAAAATACCTCAGCCTTGTATTTTAAAACCACAGCCACTTTGGACtggaaaacaaatatttactctGATCATTCCTGGAAATGTTAATATGGTTCGTACTCATTCCACTCATCCCGACGAAGAAGATGATGGACCATACAAGTGGATATCACCTGGGGATACAAAAGTAGTAGTAGAACATGGCGAGTTGCTCATgggtattttatgtaaaaagtcTCTTGGTGCATCTGCTGGTTCTTTGCTCCACATTTGCATGTTAGAACTGGGCCATGAAACTGCTGGACGTTTCTATGGTAATATTCAAACTGTGATTAATAATTGGCTTTTATTAGAAGGACACTCAATTGGTATCGGCGATACTATCGCTGATCCGCAAACATATCAAGAAATTCAGCGTGCCATAGTAAAAGCTAAAGATGATGTCATAGAGGTTATTCAAAAAGCGCACAATATGGAATTAGAGCCTACACCTGGTAACACACTCAGACAGACATTCGAAAATCAAGTAAATCGTATTTTAAACGACGCTCGTGACAAAACTGGAGGTTCTGCGAAAAAATCTCTTACAgaatataacaatttaaaagcTATGGTGGTTGCAGGTTCTAAAggttcaaatattaatatttctcaGGTTATTGCCTGTGTAGGTCAACAAAACGTAGAAGGAAAACGTATTCCGTTTGGCTTCCGTAAAAGAACATTGCCTCATTTCATTAAAGACGATTATGGTCCTGAATCAAGAGGTTTCGTAGAAAACTCATACCTTGCTGGTTTGACACCTTCCGAATTTTATTTCCACGCTATGGGGGGTCGTGAGGGTCTTATTGATACTGCTGTAAAAACCGCTGAAACGGGTTATATTCAACGACGTTTAATAAAGGCTATGGAGTCTGTTATGGTACATTACGATGGCACTGTTCGTAACTCTGTAGGACAGTTGATTCAGTTGAGATACGGCGAAGATGGCTTGGCAGGAGAAACAGTAGAATTCCAAAATCTTCCGACAATCAAACTGTCTAATAAGGCAtttgaaaagaaatttaaatttgatccaaCCAATGAGAGATATTTGAAGAGAATTTTCAATGAAGATATTATAAAGGAGCTTACCGAGTCAGGATATGTTATTGCTGATCTTGAAAGTGAGTGGGAACAGTTATCCAAAGATAGAGAAGTACTACGCCAAATTTTCCCCAGTGGAGAATCTAAAGTTGTACTACCCTGCAATTTCAGGAGAATGATTTggaatgtacaaaaaattttcCATATCAATAAAAGAGTCACAACTGATTTAAGTCCCATAAAAGTGATACAAGGTGTTAAggatcttttaaataaatgtgttataGTAGCTGGTGATGATCGCCTGTCTAAACAAGCCAATGAAAATGCTACCTTACTCTTCCAGTGCTTAGTAAGGTCTACACTTTGCACAAAATTTGTTTCTGAAGATTATAGACTTTCAAGTGAAGCTTTTGAATGGCTGATTGGAGAAATAGAAACACGTTTCCAACAAGCGCAAGTTAATCCAGGTGAAATGGTTGGAGCTCTGGCTGCTCAATCACTTGGAGAGCCCGCTACTCAAATGACATTAAACACTTTCCACTTTGCTGGTGTGTCATCTAAAAACGTAACACTTGGTGTACCGCGTCTGAAAGAAATTATCAACATTTCAAAGAAGCCGAAAGCGCCTTCACTAACCGTTTTTCTTACCGGAGGGGCGGCTAGAGATGCAGAGAAAGCTAAAAATGTGCTTTGTCGATTGGAACATACTACATTGCGAAAAGTTACTGCAAACACGGCCATTTATTATGATCCTGACCCTCAAAATACAGTAATTGCAGAAGATCAAGAATTTGTTAATGTCTACTATGAAATGCCTGATTTTGATCCTACCAAGATCTCTCCGTGGTTGCTACGTATTGAATTAGATCGTAAGAGAATGACGGATAAGAAACTGACTATGGAACAAATCGCAGAAAAAATAAATGCAGGATTTGGAGATGATTTGAATTGCATTTTCAACGACGACAATGCTGAAAAACTAGTATTACGAATCCGAATAATGAATAATGAGGAGAGCAAATTTCAAGATAATGATGAGGAAACTGTTGATAAAATGGAAGATGACATGTTCCTTAGATGTATTGAAGCGAATATGTTATCTGATATGACTTTGCAAGGTATAGAAGCCATAGCAAAAGTGTACATGCACTTGCCACAAACAGAAGCTAAAAAGCGAATCATCATAACTGATCAAGGTGAATTCAAAGCTATTGCAGAATGGTTGTTAGAAACCGATGGTACATCGTTAATGAAAGTACTCTCTGAACGTGACGTCGATCCAATACGAACATTCAGTAACGACATCTGCGAAATATTCCAAGTGTTAGGTATAGAAGCCGTACGTAAGTCAGTTGAAAAGGAAATGAATGCTGTATTGCAGTTCTATGGCTTATACGTAAACTATCGTCATCTCGCTCTACTTTGTGATGTGATGACTGCAAAAGGTCATCTCATGGCTATTACCCGCCACGGTATAAATAGACAAGACACTGGTGCTCTTATGCGGTGCTCCTTCGAAGAAACAGTAGACGTGCTCCTTGACGCCGCAAGCCACGCTGAAGTAGATCCTATGAGGGGTGTATCTGAGAACATAATCATGGGTCAATTACCGAGGATGGGAACTG gCTGTTTTGACTTATTACTCGACGCCGAAAAATGTAAACATGGAATGGAAATGGGTGGTCTCGGTGTTGGTATGGGTGTTGGAGGTGGTATGTACTTTGGAGTTGGCACTCCTTCAATGACCCCATTGATGACACCATGGTCAAATCAAAATACTCCTGGATATGGTGCATCTGTTTGGTCTCCTGGTCAAG ttggTAGTAGCATGACTCCTGGGCCATCTTTCTCACCATCAGGAGCCTCAGATGCATCGGGATTGTCACCGGCTTACAGTAGTTCATGGTCCCCTCAACCTGGCTCACCTGGATCTCCAGGCGCTCCTCTATCACCATATGCTTCGCCTGCAGGAGCATCTCCTTCTTATTCTCCAACTAGTCCAGTCTACGCCGCACCGTCACCTAGTCTTACTCCTACATCTCCTCATTATTCACCTACCAGCCCTTCCTATTCGCCAACATCTCCAAATTATTCCCCGACGTCTCCTATTTACTCACCGACTTCGCCAAGTTATTCACCAACGTCACCAAGTTATTCCCCTACATCGCCTTCGTATTCTCCGACGTCCCCTAGCTATTCCCCAACTTCACCAAGTTATTCTCCAACTAGTCCAGCATATTCACCAACGTCTCGAAGTTATTCAGCCACTTCTCCGAGTTATTCACCGACGAGTCCGTCCTATTCACCGACGAGTCCGTCATATTCACCTACTAGTGCAGCATATTCGCCAACATCTCCAAGATATTCGCCTTCTTCACCTAGTTATTCACCAACAAGCCCAGCGTACAGTCCAGCATCTCTTAGTTATTCTCCATCTTCACCAAATTATACACCCACAGCTCCTACTTATTCGCCTACTAGCCCAGCATTTACCCCAACGTCACCAGTATACTCGCCGACATCTCCGAATTACTCGCCGTCGTCACCTAAGTATTCACCATCTCCTAACTATTCTCCTACTTCACCGTCACTGGCAGGCAGTCCTAGCAGTCCACAATATTCACCGAAAAGTCCACAATATTCCCCAACAAGCACGGCATATTCTCCTTCATCGCCCCAACACCCTGGAAGTACACAGTATTCGCCATCCTCTCCAAATTATTCCCCATCGTCACCAAACTACTCATCACCAGGATATTCACCTTCATCGACTAAGTATTCTCCTACGTCGCCTACTTATACGTCAACATCTCCAAATTATTCACCAACATCACCAGCTTATTCGCCATCTTCGGCTGGTCCATCATATTCTCCAACCTCACCAAACTATCCAGCTTCACCTTCACATGACGACGATGATTAG
- the LOC123656765 gene encoding cartilage-associated protein-like, producing MFFKLFKLIIFLGVIVTCECLKFSSLDVIYKKGVDAYSKERWSECILQFEGSLHLYKVYKSININCRLKCKSENLSNQMKEDIEELEIFEYFLVMRDCLSQCQKEEFENVHMYSNVSDTVLNNLQARQPYAYLHLCYYEMNALPKAASAAYTYHVAHSDDDVMKRNVEYYIQQPEVDVKEVIDLESEDYQVLYKLGKQSYKNNNWADTIANMEETITDYLTWENSCRAECEHQSQQDWSPEFVIMVANNILPLIACRQKCQDNLKPLYDSGVALLADVLNYLQISYYRLDRFDDAAKAVASYLSIYPTDEDMVENKRIYQTLVSEKSFAERSDIVFYLKRDKYEKKLMQFFHEENNIDLDANSV from the coding sequence atgttttttaaactatttaagcttataatatttttaggtgTTATTGTGACTTGTGAGTGTCTTAAGTTTTCATCATTagatgtaatttataaaaaaggagTAGATGCATATTCAAAAGAAAGATGGTCAGAATGCATATTACAATTTGAAGGATCATTACATTTATACAAAGTTTACAAATCAATTAATATAAACTGTAGACTAAAATGCAAGTCTGAAAATCTTAGCAATCAAATGAAAGAAGATATTGAAGAACTTgagatatttgaatattttcttGTTATGAGGGACTGTCTGTCTCAATGCCAAAAAGAAGAATTTGAAAATGTTCACATGTACAGCAATGTTTCTGATACAGTCTTAAACAATTTGCAAGCAAGACAACCCTATGCATACctacatttatgttattatgaaaTGAATGCCTTGCCAAAGGCTGCCTCAGCTGCTTACACATATCATGTAGCACATTCTGATGATGATGTTATGAAAAGAAATgtagaatattacatacagcAACCTGAAGTTGACGTTAAGGAAGTGATTGATCTGGAGAGTGAGGACTATCAAGTTTTGTATAAGTTGGGTAAGCAATCATATAAGAATAATAACTGGGCGGATACAATTGCTAACATGGAAGAAACTATAACTGATTATCTAACTTGGGAGAATTCATGTCGAGCAGAATGTGAGCATCAATCACAACAGGATTGGTCTCCAGAATTTGTAATTATGGttgcaaataatatattaccCCTTATCGCTTGCAGGCAAAAGTGTCAGGATAATTTGAAGCCACTGTATGACTCTGGTGTTGCGTTACTAGCTGATGTGTTAAATTATTTGCAAATTTCCTACTATCGCTTAGATAGGTTTGATGATGCTGCAAAAGCAGTGGCTAGCTATTTATCAATATATCCAACAGATGAAGATATGGTAGAAAACAAACGTATCTATCAAACTCTTGTAAGTGAGAAAAGTTTTGCAGAAAGATCAGAtattgttttttacttaaaacgtgataagtatgaaaaaaaattaatgcaatTTTTTCATGAAGAGAATAATATTGATCTTGATGCCAATTCAGTATAG